In Natronomonas halophila, one DNA window encodes the following:
- a CDS encoding helix-turn-helix domain-containing protein, giving the protein MRYVKVSLIPTEGDIDPVSGEIQQEPSLTREAILHINRLNDGTVVLLTQLRGDNDALLEILEDHPAVISYNVSSVRDGLQAYIHAEPTRIASGLLSLTQQHEFVLDTPIEYGPEGGFRVALIGQEETVRRAIEDVPEGIRVELEQLSDYDPELRELSSLLTDRQREILNTAADLGYYEVPRRATHQDIADELDLSTTTVGEHLRKIEARMLSEIAH; this is encoded by the coding sequence ATGCGGTACGTCAAAGTCTCCCTCATCCCCACGGAGGGTGACATCGACCCCGTCAGCGGAGAGATACAGCAGGAGCCATCGCTGACACGGGAGGCGATTCTCCACATCAACCGCCTGAACGACGGAACCGTCGTTCTCCTGACCCAACTTCGGGGCGACAACGACGCCCTCCTCGAAATCCTGGAGGACCACCCCGCCGTCATCTCCTATAACGTCTCCTCGGTCCGCGACGGCCTGCAGGCCTACATTCACGCCGAACCGACACGGATCGCCTCCGGCCTGCTCAGTCTCACCCAGCAACACGAGTTCGTCCTCGATACCCCCATCGAATACGGCCCCGAAGGCGGCTTCCGCGTCGCACTCATCGGTCAAGAAGAGACCGTACGCCGCGCCATCGAGGACGTCCCAGAGGGCATCCGGGTCGAACTCGAACAACTCTCCGATTACGACCCCGAACTCCGGGAACTCTCCTCGCTTCTGACCGACCGCCAGCGCGAGATTCTGAACACGGCCGCCGACCTCGGCTACTACGAGGTGCCCCGGCGGGCGACCCATCAGGACATCGCCGACGAACTCGACCTCTCGACGACGACCGTCGGGGAGCACCTCCGCAAAATCGAGGCACGGATGCTCTCCGAAATCGCCCACTAA
- a CDS encoding CDGSH iron-sulfur domain-containing protein, which yields MAREVRHDANGPDVLDEDDLGDDGKVFICRCGLSDTKPLCDGSHNGTTDEEEDTLYKYEDDDDEKERRVIDELVFADE from the coding sequence ATGGCACGCGAAGTCCGCCACGACGCGAACGGCCCGGACGTACTGGACGAGGACGACCTCGGTGACGACGGCAAGGTGTTCATCTGTCGGTGCGGCCTCTCCGATACCAAGCCGCTGTGTGACGGGTCGCACAACGGAACCACCGACGAGGAGGAGGACACCCTTTATAAATACGAGGACGATGACGACGAAAAGGAGCGGCGCGTCATCGACGAACTCGTCTTCGCCGACGAATAG
- a CDS encoding class II aldolase/adducin family protein, with protein sequence MNLAAERRAIVEHAPRLAALTPGRTGNCSVRSGDAFAVTPTGVPYDSFDAEDVPLVGVDGERRGGGMKPSSEVPMHAAIYRREDVGAIVHTHSPWTTSLAIAGEDLPPIHYMIVAVGKRVPIAEYARYGTAELAENVVEAMRAAEASAAILRSHGLVVTGPDLPTAIENTVHVESLARMYLTARGAGFEPTELTDEELEAVLEAFEDYGQ encoded by the coding sequence GTGAACCTCGCCGCCGAGCGGCGGGCCATCGTCGAACACGCGCCGCGACTCGCGGCGCTGACGCCCGGACGGACCGGCAACTGCAGCGTCCGCTCGGGCGACGCGTTCGCGGTGACGCCGACCGGCGTTCCCTACGACTCCTTCGACGCCGAGGACGTGCCCCTCGTGGGCGTCGACGGCGAACGACGCGGCGGCGGGATGAAGCCGAGCAGCGAGGTCCCGATGCACGCCGCCATCTACCGACGGGAGGACGTCGGGGCCATCGTCCACACCCACTCACCGTGGACGACGTCGTTGGCTATCGCCGGCGAGGACCTGCCGCCGATTCACTACATGATCGTCGCGGTGGGCAAGCGCGTCCCTATCGCGGAGTACGCCCGCTACGGCACGGCCGAACTGGCCGAAAACGTCGTCGAAGCGATGCGGGCGGCCGAGGCCAGCGCGGCGATACTCCGAAGTCACGGGTTGGTCGTCACCGGCCCCGACCTGCCGACGGCTATCGAGAACACCGTCCACGTCGAGAGCCTCGCCCGGATGTACCTGACTGCACGCGGGGCGGGCTTCGAACCGACCGAACTCACGGACGAAGAGTTGGAGGCGGTCCTCGAAGCGTTCGAGGACTACGGGCAGTAG
- a CDS encoding PH domain-containing protein: protein MKLNPLSIPYRAGESVVRLAWVLVIAFVGTSGISGPTGIGLLVVAWFVVATAYQLVYYQRFDYELTEDTLDIASGVVSRRQREIPIRRIQNVDISRNVVQRLLGLSRIDLETAGGSSTEASLRYVSTEEAERLQSEIARLKRGETEGEESPESTTEEELFAITPKELGLLGLVGVDLRLLGFVTVILPVVFPPVQRRFGDPFQDPLIALATTAPLVAVAIVAVTAAISGLLAVANYYDFRLARRGDELLYERGLLQRFSGSIPLEKVQTLSVSENVIARRLGYASLAVETAGYAPGDAGSQSAIPLADRTRVLSLAQSVEAFADLDFERPPKRARERYVARYAIVVAVVVAIAYAVNRMTDITFAWYATAGLFAVVPVAAHLKWVNLGYDLQDEYIVLREGFWTRTITVVPYYRVQTVLDSQSVFQRRRRLATLVVDTAGSSGLTSGQPRALDIDAETAQDIRESVADRLQAALARRREERRRERLEAIAADPSELAADD from the coding sequence ATGAAGCTGAACCCGCTTTCGATTCCGTATCGGGCCGGCGAATCGGTCGTTCGGTTAGCGTGGGTGCTCGTCATCGCCTTCGTCGGCACGTCGGGCATCAGCGGCCCCACCGGAATCGGCCTGCTCGTCGTCGCGTGGTTCGTCGTCGCGACGGCCTACCAACTGGTCTACTACCAGCGGTTCGACTACGAACTCACCGAGGACACGCTGGATATCGCCTCGGGCGTCGTCTCCCGTCGCCAGCGCGAAATCCCGATTCGACGGATTCAGAACGTCGACATCAGTCGGAACGTCGTCCAGCGCCTGCTCGGACTGTCGCGTATCGACCTCGAAACGGCCGGTGGCTCCTCGACGGAGGCGTCGCTCCGATACGTCAGCACCGAGGAAGCCGAGCGGCTTCAGTCCGAAATCGCGCGGCTGAAACGCGGTGAGACGGAGGGTGAGGAATCGCCCGAATCGACGACCGAGGAGGAACTGTTCGCCATCACGCCGAAGGAACTCGGCTTGCTCGGCCTCGTCGGCGTCGACCTGCGGTTGCTCGGCTTCGTGACGGTGATTCTGCCGGTCGTCTTCCCGCCGGTCCAGCGCCGGTTCGGTGACCCGTTTCAGGACCCTCTGATTGCGCTGGCGACGACGGCGCCGCTCGTGGCCGTCGCCATCGTCGCCGTGACGGCGGCAATCAGCGGCCTGCTCGCGGTGGCGAACTACTACGACTTCCGGCTTGCCCGCCGAGGCGACGAACTCCTCTACGAACGCGGCCTGCTCCAGCGGTTCAGCGGTAGTATCCCGCTGGAGAAGGTCCAGACGCTCTCGGTTTCGGAGAACGTCATCGCCCGTCGGCTTGGATACGCCTCGCTGGCCGTCGAGACGGCGGGGTATGCACCCGGCGACGCCGGGTCACAGTCGGCGATTCCGCTCGCGGACCGGACGCGCGTCCTGTCGCTCGCCCAGTCGGTCGAAGCCTTCGCTGACCTCGATTTCGAACGCCCGCCCAAGCGCGCCCGCGAGCGCTACGTCGCCCGATACGCCATCGTCGTCGCCGTCGTCGTCGCCATCGCCTACGCCGTCAATCGGATGACGGACATCACGTTCGCGTGGTACGCGACGGCCGGACTGTTCGCGGTCGTCCCGGTCGCCGCCCACCTCAAGTGGGTGAATCTCGGCTACGACCTTCAGGACGAATACATCGTCCTCCGGGAGGGTTTCTGGACGCGCACGATAACGGTCGTCCCCTACTATCGCGTCCAGACCGTCCTCGATTCCCAATCGGTGTTCCAGCGGCGCCGTCGACTGGCGACGCTCGTGGTCGATACCGCCGGCAGTAGCGGCCTGACGAGCGGGCAACCGCGGGCGCTGGACATCGACGCGGAGACGGCACAGGACATTCGGGAATCGGTCGCCGACCGCCTGCAGGCCGCGCTGGCTCGTCGCCGGGAGGAGCGTCGCCGCGAACGGCTCGAAGCCATCGCCGCGGACCCGTCGGAACTGGCGGCAGACGACTGA
- a CDS encoding DUF7537 family lipoprotein, with the protein MVSRATLTVVLAAFVLLSGCSGLVGNGGGDGTPTEELPEDPSAFEHADGFGAEGVTDGETALETYTAAVQTQDNYTADYGYVVTTGEGETDVDVEYRVDFEAEQAYQHAEVASPRVNATINNYYENDKRYSLAEYEGEQGNVSVENETFPPEQLTASEAVEPLLLNATDYNATVDRRNGVPVVVYQTTDIDNANGVLGVNDPDSVSDFQATFVVDSDGVIHSATYELAYMVDGEERSATMEFELTNLGDTTVERPEWADQTGDS; encoded by the coding sequence ATGGTATCACGCGCGACGCTGACTGTCGTACTGGCCGCTTTCGTTCTGCTGTCGGGGTGTTCCGGCCTCGTCGGCAACGGGGGCGGAGACGGGACACCGACGGAGGAACTCCCCGAGGACCCCTCGGCGTTCGAGCACGCCGATGGCTTCGGCGCCGAAGGTGTAACTGACGGGGAGACGGCCCTCGAAACGTACACCGCCGCGGTGCAGACACAGGACAACTACACCGCCGACTACGGCTACGTCGTCACGACCGGCGAGGGCGAAACCGACGTCGACGTGGAATACCGCGTGGACTTCGAGGCCGAGCAGGCCTACCAGCACGCCGAAGTCGCATCCCCGCGGGTCAACGCGACTATCAACAACTACTACGAGAACGATAAACGCTACTCGCTGGCCGAATACGAGGGCGAGCAGGGCAACGTCAGCGTCGAAAACGAGACGTTCCCGCCCGAACAGTTGACGGCCTCGGAGGCCGTCGAACCGCTTCTCCTGAACGCGACCGATTACAACGCGACCGTCGACCGACGGAACGGGGTTCCGGTCGTCGTTTACCAGACGACCGACATCGACAACGCCAACGGCGTGCTCGGCGTCAACGACCCCGATAGCGTCTCTGACTTCCAGGCTACCTTCGTCGTCGACTCCGACGGGGTCATCCACAGCGCGACCTACGAACTCGCCTACATGGTCGACGGCGAGGAGCGCTCGGCGACGATGGAGTTCGAACTCACGAACCTCGGGGACACGACGGTGGAACGGCCTGAGTGGGCCGACCAGACCGGCGATTCCTGA
- a CDS encoding HAD-IIA family hydrolase, translating into MDYEAAVLDLDGTVYRGDELLPGAAAAIERLRADGVDLLFFSNNPTKSRAAYAERLEGLGVDVDESEVLSAGTVTTRFLADEHADDRIFVIGSEGLVEQFEAAGLSTVSDATTADVLVASYDIEFDYGDMLAGYRALEAGAAFYGTDPDLLVPAAEGMVPGSGAIINAVGGIVERTPEKILGKPSAEAQQAVLDSLGVDPKRCLVVGDRLNTDMALGERAGMTTVLVRTGVATDADVAERDIQPDYVIDSLAELETVLV; encoded by the coding sequence ATGGACTACGAGGCCGCAGTGCTCGACCTCGACGGAACGGTCTACCGCGGCGACGAGTTGCTGCCCGGCGCCGCGGCGGCCATCGAACGGCTCCGGGCCGACGGGGTCGACCTCCTGTTTTTCTCGAACAACCCGACGAAATCCCGGGCCGCCTACGCCGAACGGCTCGAAGGACTCGGCGTCGACGTCGACGAATCGGAGGTCCTGTCCGCGGGCACGGTGACGACGCGGTTCCTCGCGGACGAACACGCCGACGACCGGATTTTCGTCATCGGGTCCGAGGGACTGGTCGAACAGTTCGAAGCCGCCGGCCTCTCGACGGTTTCGGACGCGACGACGGCCGACGTACTGGTCGCTTCCTACGACATCGAGTTCGATTACGGGGACATGCTGGCGGGCTATCGCGCACTGGAGGCGGGGGCCGCCTTCTACGGGACCGACCCCGACCTGCTGGTACCGGCCGCCGAGGGGATGGTTCCCGGGTCCGGCGCCATCATCAACGCCGTCGGCGGCATCGTCGAGCGAACGCCCGAAAAGATACTCGGCAAACCCTCGGCGGAGGCCCAACAGGCGGTACTCGATTCGCTCGGCGTCGACCCCAAGCGGTGTCTCGTCGTCGGCGACCGTCTCAACACGGACATGGCCCTCGGCGAGCGGGCGGGCATGACGACGGTACTGGTTCGAACCGGCGTGGCGACCGACGCCGACGTCGCGGAACGCGATATACAGCCCGATTACGTCATCGACTCGCTGGCGGAGTTGGAGACCGTGCTCGTCTGA
- a CDS encoding YqjF family protein, whose product MRTLLSMRWRDLLFAHWPVAPATVAAQLPDGVSVDTHDGDAYLGVVPFVMDDIRLRGAPLGLQFGELNLRTYVTVDGTPGVYFFNLDADDRIGVKLAQTLFRLPYYRAEMDIDTTGEGTDREVTFRSRRRSPSASTVRFDARYGPDGEFTTPEEGSRAEFLTERYRFYTTSDSGRIYYGDINHEPWSLAEATADIEENTLFGANGFDHPDDDPILHFAAPIDVTAGRIRRR is encoded by the coding sequence ATGCGGACATTGCTCTCGATGCGATGGCGCGACCTGCTGTTCGCCCACTGGCCGGTCGCTCCCGCGACGGTCGCCGCGCAACTCCCGGACGGCGTGTCGGTCGACACCCACGACGGCGACGCCTACCTCGGCGTCGTCCCCTTCGTCATGGACGATATCCGCCTGCGCGGGGCGCCGCTCGGCCTGCAGTTCGGCGAACTCAACCTCCGGACCTACGTCACCGTCGACGGGACGCCCGGCGTCTACTTCTTCAATCTCGACGCCGACGACCGTATCGGCGTCAAACTCGCTCAAACCCTGTTCCGTCTCCCGTACTACCGCGCCGAGATGGACATCGATACGACCGGCGAAGGGACCGACCGCGAGGTGACCTTTCGGAGCCGACGCCGCTCTCCGAGTGCGTCCACAGTTCGGTTCGACGCCCGCTACGGCCCCGACGGCGAGTTCACCACGCCGGAGGAAGGCTCCCGCGCCGAGTTCCTCACCGAGCGCTACCGCTTTTATACGACCAGCGACAGCGGCCGGATATACTACGGCGACATCAACCACGAACCGTGGTCGCTGGCCGAAGCGACGGCTGATATCGAGGAAAACACCCTCTTCGGCGCAAACGGCTTCGACCATCCCGACGACGACCCGATTCTCCACTTCGCGGCACCCATCGACGTGACCGCCGGCCGCATCCGACGCCGATAG
- a CDS encoding PH domain-containing protein, translated as MSSVVLGLIAAVAFLFAPVGGPWVGAAVAVVVFLLSVVFAVLRYRIWSYQLRTDSLLLQRGVVTRVSTVAPYVRIQHVDVRRGPTERAFGLATTVVYTAGSRGADVSIPGLTPERAEDLQTRLKQLAIAAEGEDAV; from the coding sequence ATCTCGTCGGTCGTTCTCGGGCTTATCGCCGCCGTCGCGTTCCTCTTCGCACCGGTCGGCGGCCCCTGGGTCGGTGCCGCAGTCGCCGTCGTCGTCTTCCTGTTGAGCGTCGTCTTCGCCGTCCTCCGGTATCGAATCTGGTCCTACCAGCTTCGGACTGATTCGCTGCTCCTGCAACGCGGCGTCGTCACGCGTGTCTCGACGGTCGCACCCTACGTCCGCATCCAGCACGTCGACGTGCGCCGTGGACCGACAGAACGCGCCTTCGGGCTGGCGACGACGGTCGTCTACACCGCCGGCTCCCGGGGCGCTGACGTCTCGATTCCCGGACTGACACCGGAGCGGGCCGAGGACCTCCAGACACGATTGAAACAGCTCGCCATCGCCGCGGAGGGCGAAGACGCCGTCTAA
- a CDS encoding mechanosensitive ion channel family protein, with translation MVVSPSVSELLSKYTALLGQLGEFVLVTLIVYVFGRLVVQPLVSWGFARWNLEPTLERTIEKFLGAGIVVGAVVVGAWAAGFGGLLGGSALIFAALTLAVGFAAQDVLSNFVAGVFIVQDPNFNIDDWIEWDGRAGFISDIGFRVTRIRTFDNETVTVPNTELATTPVTNRMSNEMLRISYTVGIGYTDDIDAATRVLLDVADEHDVILDDPEPTVRVADLADTAILLQSRFWIADPDREDFSETRSEYIQTVTERFRAADVDLSTTSQHELAGELTVHEAPPEP, from the coding sequence ATGGTCGTTTCTCCGTCGGTTTCGGAACTGTTATCCAAGTATACGGCTCTTCTCGGGCAACTCGGCGAATTCGTCCTCGTGACGCTCATCGTGTACGTTTTCGGTCGGCTGGTGGTCCAACCGCTCGTCAGTTGGGGGTTCGCGCGATGGAACCTGGAGCCGACGCTGGAGCGAACGATAGAGAAGTTCCTCGGGGCGGGTATCGTCGTCGGCGCGGTCGTCGTCGGGGCGTGGGCGGCGGGGTTCGGCGGCCTCCTCGGCGGGTCGGCACTTATCTTCGCGGCCCTGACGCTTGCGGTCGGCTTTGCAGCACAGGACGTTCTCTCGAACTTCGTTGCAGGCGTATTCATCGTGCAAGACCCGAACTTCAACATCGACGACTGGATAGAGTGGGACGGCAGGGCGGGATTTATCAGTGATATCGGCTTTCGCGTGACCCGCATCCGGACGTTCGACAACGAGACGGTCACCGTGCCGAATACCGAACTGGCGACGACGCCGGTGACGAACCGGATGAGCAACGAGATGCTTCGTATCTCGTATACGGTCGGCATCGGCTATACGGACGACATCGACGCCGCCACGCGAGTCCTGCTGGACGTCGCTGACGAGCACGACGTGATTCTCGACGACCCGGAGCCGACCGTTCGGGTCGCCGACCTCGCGGACACGGCGATTCTCCTGCAATCGCGGTTCTGGATTGCCGACCCCGACCGCGAGGACTTCTCGGAGACGCGCTCCGAGTACATCCAGACCGTCACCGAGCGGTTCCGGGCCGCCGACGTCGACCTCAGCACGACCAGCCAACACGAACTGGCCGGCGAACTCACGGTCCACGAAGCCCCGCCCGAACCGTAG
- a CDS encoding macro domain-containing protein, which produces MEFRVVQGDIAAQSADALVNAAGTSLQMGSGVAGALRRAAGRGLNEEAVSKGPVDLGEVAVTDAYDLDADYVIHAAAMPHYGDGQATAESIRDATRNTLETADELGCESLVIPALGCGVAGFDIEDGARIIAETIAEYDPETLSDVRCIAYSDDEYATVDRVTGTVRSSE; this is translated from the coding sequence ATGGAGTTCCGGGTGGTACAGGGAGACATCGCGGCACAGTCGGCGGACGCGCTGGTCAACGCCGCCGGGACCAGTCTCCAGATGGGATCCGGTGTCGCTGGCGCGCTCAGACGCGCCGCCGGCCGGGGACTCAACGAGGAAGCGGTCTCGAAGGGGCCGGTCGACCTCGGCGAGGTGGCGGTGACCGACGCCTACGACCTCGATGCCGATTACGTGATTCACGCCGCGGCGATGCCCCACTATGGCGACGGGCAGGCGACCGCCGAGAGCATCCGTGACGCGACGCGGAACACCCTGGAGACGGCCGACGAACTGGGCTGTGAATCGCTGGTGATTCCCGCTCTCGGCTGTGGCGTCGCGGGGTTCGACATCGAGGACGGTGCCCGTATCATCGCCGAGACGATTGCGGAATACGACCCCGAAACGCTGTCCGACGTTCGGTGTATCGCCTACAGCGATGACGAATACGCAACGGTCGACAGGGTCACCGGGACCGTCCGCAGCAGCGAGTAG